Proteins from a genomic interval of Rhodococcoides fascians A25f:
- a CDS encoding redox-sensing transcriptional repressor Rex translates to MTEERPSPSGVERVIPQATVTRLATYLRVLSILADEGVLIVSSEELATAAGVGSAKLRKDLSFLGPNGVRGVGYDVARLRAKIESALGLDRGHRVVLAGVGNLGQALAGYGGFARRGFTMVGLFDRDPARVGTDVDGLTVRHVDELDKACRELEATIGVIATPDDAVHVVAEKLVAGGVECILSFSPMVLDVPEHVEVRRVDLAVEMQVLSFNSSRNVSEPTGVTAPTVVTAPRPQPVSPPPLTSTARLGRSHGPRIAGNPSPVNSSTRNGSVIAP, encoded by the coding sequence GTGACCGAAGAGCGCCCGTCGCCCAGCGGCGTAGAGCGGGTCATCCCTCAGGCTACGGTCACCCGTCTGGCGACCTACCTGCGGGTCCTCTCCATCCTCGCAGACGAGGGCGTTCTCATCGTCTCCAGTGAAGAACTGGCCACCGCAGCAGGTGTCGGATCGGCCAAACTGCGCAAGGATCTCTCCTTTCTCGGCCCCAACGGCGTTCGCGGTGTCGGCTACGACGTCGCACGTCTGCGCGCCAAGATCGAGAGCGCACTCGGACTCGATCGCGGCCACCGCGTCGTACTGGCGGGAGTCGGCAATCTGGGACAGGCGCTGGCCGGGTACGGCGGATTCGCGCGTCGCGGCTTCACGATGGTCGGCCTCTTCGACCGCGACCCGGCGCGCGTGGGCACCGACGTCGACGGACTGACCGTCCGGCACGTCGACGAGCTCGACAAGGCCTGCCGTGAACTCGAGGCGACCATCGGCGTCATCGCCACCCCCGACGACGCCGTGCACGTCGTCGCCGAAAAGCTCGTAGCCGGCGGCGTCGAGTGCATTCTGAGCTTCTCGCCGATGGTGCTCGATGTTCCCGAACACGTCGAGGTGCGGCGCGTGGACCTGGCGGTGGAGATGCAGGTGCTCTCCTTCAACAGCTCTCGCAACGTGTCCGAACCGACCGGCGTGACCGCGCCGACCGTCGTCACTGCGCCTCGGCCACAGCCGGTCTCACCGCCTCCACTCACGTCCACGGCACGTCTCGGCCGCAGTCACGGCCCGCGCATCGCCGGAAATCCAAGCCCAGTCAACAGTTCGACAAGAAACGGATCGGTGATTGCACCGTGA
- a CDS encoding GNAT family N-acetyltransferase, translated as MHIRNTTTEDLPEILDIHNDAVANTTAIWDEEQVDLADRTAWFDGRLAAGYPVLTAEVDGRVAGYASYGQWRVKSGYRHSVEHSVYIHRDFYRRGLASALLSELIERARAGDVHVLVAFIESENTTSIALHRKLGFATVGQMPEVGVKFGRWLDLTLMQLTL; from the coding sequence GTGCACATTCGCAACACCACCACCGAAGATCTGCCCGAGATTCTCGACATCCACAACGATGCCGTCGCCAACACGACTGCCATCTGGGACGAGGAACAGGTCGACCTCGCCGATCGCACGGCCTGGTTCGACGGCCGCCTCGCCGCGGGATACCCCGTCCTCACCGCCGAGGTCGACGGCCGGGTGGCCGGATACGCGTCGTACGGGCAGTGGCGGGTCAAGAGCGGTTACCGGCACTCGGTGGAGCACTCGGTGTACATCCACCGGGATTTCTATCGGCGTGGCCTTGCCAGCGCGCTGCTGAGCGAATTGATCGAGCGGGCCAGGGCAGGCGACGTGCACGTGCTGGTGGCGTTCATCGAGTCCGAGAACACCACCTCGATCGCGCTGCACCGGAAACTCGGCTTCGCGACCGTCGGGCAGATGCCGGAGGTGGGCGTCAAGTTCGGCCGATGGCTCGACCTGACCCTGATGCAGCTGACGCTCTGA
- a CDS encoding glutaredoxin family protein gives MQTTPPGVALLTRAGCHSCTHALEVLNEVCREFDVAVTVVDVDEAATESPDLRAEYGDRVPVVLLDGIEHSYWEVDVPRLRADLARAGHPKNV, from the coding sequence ATGCAGACGACTCCCCCCGGCGTGGCTCTTCTCACCCGTGCAGGCTGCCATTCGTGCACCCACGCGCTCGAGGTGTTGAACGAGGTGTGCCGCGAGTTCGACGTGGCCGTCACGGTCGTCGACGTCGACGAGGCGGCGACGGAATCGCCTGACCTGCGTGCGGAGTACGGGGACCGAGTGCCGGTGGTGCTGCTCGACGGCATCGAGCACAGCTACTGGGAGGTGGACGTGCCCCGATTGCGGGCCGATCTGGCTCGGGCAGGGCACCCTAAGAACGTGTGA
- a CDS encoding HAD family hydrolase translates to MVDTEDPRGDKQFKRRIRRIRNPFGPSDAEVRANVAGQASADAALALQIESEGAIPRDLTAAAFFDVDNTMVQGASIIHFARGLAARKYFTSGDLAQFAWQQVKFRVSGKENSEDVASGREKALSFIKGRPTSELTTLGEEIYDEVIADKIWAGTRALAQMHLDAGQQVWLVTATPLELAQIIAKRLGLTGALGTVAESKDGVFTGRLVGDILHGIGKAHAVRSLAVREGLNLKRCTAYSDSHNDVPMLSLVGTAVAINPDTDLRELAKNRGWEIRDYRTGRKAAKIGVPTALALGAVGGGLAAVVGRRKS, encoded by the coding sequence ATGGTCGACACCGAGGATCCGCGCGGGGACAAGCAGTTCAAGCGGCGTATTCGCAGGATTCGCAACCCCTTCGGTCCGTCCGATGCAGAAGTCCGCGCCAACGTGGCCGGCCAGGCGAGTGCCGACGCCGCTCTCGCGTTGCAGATCGAGTCCGAGGGCGCGATTCCGCGCGATCTCACCGCCGCGGCCTTCTTCGACGTGGACAACACCATGGTCCAGGGCGCATCGATCATCCATTTCGCTCGCGGGCTGGCTGCTCGCAAATACTTCACCAGTGGCGACTTGGCTCAATTCGCTTGGCAGCAAGTGAAATTCAGGGTCAGCGGCAAGGAGAACAGCGAGGATGTGGCCAGCGGCCGAGAAAAGGCGCTCTCGTTCATCAAGGGCCGCCCCACCTCCGAACTGACCACGCTCGGCGAAGAGATCTACGACGAGGTCATTGCCGACAAGATCTGGGCCGGTACTCGCGCTCTCGCGCAGATGCACCTCGACGCCGGCCAGCAAGTGTGGCTGGTCACCGCCACTCCCCTGGAACTGGCTCAGATCATCGCCAAGCGGCTCGGGCTCACCGGGGCACTGGGAACCGTCGCCGAGAGCAAGGACGGGGTGTTCACCGGCCGCCTCGTCGGAGACATCCTGCACGGCATCGGCAAGGCGCACGCAGTGCGCTCACTGGCTGTGCGTGAAGGCCTCAACCTCAAGCGGTGCACCGCGTACTCGGACAGCCACAACGATGTTCCGATGCTCTCGCTCGTCGGGACCGCCGTGGCGATCAATCCCGATACTGACCTGCGTGAGCTGGCCAAGAACCGGGGCTGGGAAATTCGCGACTATCGCACCGGACGCAAGGCCGCCAAGATCGGCGTGCCGACGGCGTTGGCTTTGGGCGCAGTGGGCGGCGGACTCGCTGCCGTGGTCGGCCGCCGCAAGAGCTGA